In Mycobacteriales bacterium, one genomic interval encodes:
- a CDS encoding amino-acid N-acetyltransferase, with amino-acid sequence MAAVANRLSTSFAFLTALPFDWRASPGCGNHARRRRIVMCRSRAGVPARHPAGAIPFSRYSSGAMAYIVRQARTKDVPVIRALIDQNVASGRLLDKPTVNLYEDILEFTVAENTADGTVVGCGALHVMWEDLAELRTVAVDPDKRGGGAGHLIVDKLLDRARQVGVSRVFVLTFAVPFFARHGFTEINGTPVAHEVYAELLRSYDDGVAEFLDLDRVKPNTLGNTRMLLRL; translated from the coding sequence ATGGCGGCCGTTGCCAACCGACTCAGCACAAGTTTTGCCTTTCTTACGGCACTCCCGTTCGACTGGCGAGCGTCGCCTGGATGTGGTAACCACGCCCGCCGACGCCGGATCGTGATGTGCCGGTCGCGCGCCGGAGTGCCTGCCCGCCATCCGGCCGGTGCGATTCCATTTAGCCGCTACAGTAGTGGCGCGATGGCGTACATAGTGAGGCAAGCGCGCACCAAGGATGTCCCGGTAATCCGCGCGCTGATCGACCAGAACGTGGCCAGTGGACGGTTGCTGGACAAGCCCACCGTGAACCTATACGAGGACATCCTCGAGTTCACTGTCGCGGAAAACACCGCTGACGGCACAGTGGTGGGCTGCGGCGCGCTGCATGTCATGTGGGAAGACCTTGCGGAACTCCGCACCGTCGCCGTTGACCCGGACAAGCGCGGCGGCGGCGCCGGGCATCTGATCGTCGACAAGTTGCTTGACCGGGCACGGCAGGTCGGCGTGTCGAGAGTATTCGTCCTCACTTTCGCGGTGCCGTTCTTCGCGCGCCATGGGTTCACCGAAATCAACGGCACGCCTGTTGCGCATGAGGTCTATGCCGAGTTGCTTCGTTCTTACGATGACGGTGTCGCCGAGTTCCTCGACCTGGACCGCGTGAAGCCCAACACGCTGGGAAACACGCGTATGTTGCTGCGCTTGTGA
- a CDS encoding NlpC/P60 family protein, translated as MQTGNSDAQTVTAQPSLKTLVAEATTLSNQVDSLGQQYDELQIEIAHAKSEEKLAKQADARAQSAMSGSQLAVAQLAAMGYMNGGLDPTLEMLTSGNPTQFLNQASTVEELDNEATMRLTNLQQAQLAAARARDTAQEQIVTVDTLQKEINGKVSQINAKLDVMNSSVMAKAMAVFDQTGNYPDYTLPAVNNVDTTALRYALTRRGDEYVWGAAGPTTFDCSGLVVWAYAQEGITLPHYTGSLWNSGMHVSRDDLEPGDLVFFFADISHVGIYIGNGLMVDAPSTGQVVQVQPVFWDAYVGAVRIA; from the coding sequence TTGCAGACTGGCAACAGTGACGCACAGACCGTCACCGCGCAGCCGTCGCTCAAGACGCTCGTCGCCGAAGCCACGACGCTGTCCAACCAGGTCGACTCGCTCGGCCAGCAGTACGACGAGCTCCAGATCGAGATCGCGCACGCCAAGTCGGAAGAGAAGCTGGCCAAGCAGGCCGATGCCAGGGCGCAGTCGGCGATGTCCGGGAGCCAGCTGGCGGTCGCACAGCTCGCGGCCATGGGCTACATGAACGGCGGGCTCGACCCCACGCTCGAGATGCTCACCAGCGGCAACCCGACGCAGTTCCTCAATCAGGCCTCGACCGTCGAAGAGCTCGACAACGAGGCCACCATGCGGCTGACCAACCTGCAGCAGGCACAGCTCGCCGCGGCGCGCGCCCGGGACACCGCGCAGGAACAGATCGTCACGGTCGACACGCTGCAGAAGGAGATCAACGGCAAGGTCTCCCAGATCAACGCCAAGCTCGACGTCATGAACAGCTCGGTGATGGCGAAGGCGATGGCCGTCTTCGACCAGACGGGCAACTACCCGGACTACACCCTGCCCGCAGTGAACAACGTGGACACCACCGCGCTTCGCTACGCGCTCACCCGCCGCGGCGACGAGTACGTATGGGGCGCGGCGGGCCCGACCACGTTCGACTGCTCGGGCCTGGTCGTCTGGGCGTACGCGCAGGAGGGCATCACCCTGCCGCACTACACCGGCTCGCTGTGGAACTCGGGCATGCACGTGTCCAGGGACGACTTGGAGCCCGGCGACCTGGTGTTCTTCTTCGCCGACATCAGCCACGTGGGCATCTACATTGGCAACGGCCTGATGGTGGACGCGCCGTCCACCGGCCAGGTCGTGCAGGTCCAGCCGGTGTTCTGGGACGCGTACGTCGGCGCCGTCCGTATCGCCTGA